The Pseudophryne corroboree isolate aPseCor3 chromosome 2, aPseCor3.hap2, whole genome shotgun sequence genome has a segment encoding these proteins:
- the LOC135026618 gene encoding uncharacterized protein LOC135026618: METSFEKYMRNVQMRPLPSQELELQAEFSIDTFDEILYNMDPSRYCCINTTVDETVEEAAPRTSTPDTATHRPDDKENQYIQPPNRHLRLAGSKPLIMNQMYGKMNPNSRVSDVPCTMHWVNEKPKQRGMKRKLDYTEKNKSKRRRLTALQDAPTSCNNSNKFKMLPDHDDDDDDDDEQTNCVSDKTADSEIAKGKRINRLSKKYKIKHTKENRVIITSVTQNNPIIIRDTQFEPIIIPDTQVDPVINPDVCYDLLQDAQSFYISDAEAVDGHDCIDISEVSNKGVRASVVESRSAETDDVVVGPSGNDVRQQQWPSRQSTMAEADDG, translated from the exons ATGGAAACAAGCTTTGAAAAGTATATGCGCAATGTGCAAATGCGCCCGCTGCCATCACAGGAGTTAGAACTGCAAGCGGAGTTTTCTATCGATA cattCGATGAAATCTTATACAACATGGATCCTTCCAGGTATTGTTGTATAAATACAACGGTTGATGAAACGGTCGAAGAAGCAGCGCCCCGTACAAGCACACCCGATACAGCGACACATAGACCCGATGACAAAGAGAATCAATACATACAGCCGCCGAACAGACATTTACGCCTAGCTGGTTCTAAGCCGTTGATAATGAATCAGATGTACGGTAAAATGAATCCAAACAGTCGTGTGAGTGATGTGCCGTGCACAATGCATTGGGTAAATGAAAAACCTAAGCAAAGGGGTATGAAGAGGAAATTGGATTATACAGAAAAAAACAAGTCTAAAAGAAGGCGGTTGACGGCGTTACAAGATGCACCAACTAGTTGTAACAACAGCAACAAATTCAAGATGTTGcccgatcatgatgatgatgatgatgatgatgatgaacaaACGAACTGTGTTAGTGATAAAACTGCTGACTCAGAGATTGCAAAAGGTAAGAGGATCAATAGGCTCTCAAAAAAGTACAAGATCAAACATACAAAAGAAAATAGGGTTATAATAACATCAGTCACTCAGAATAATCCCATTATAATTCGAGATACACAgtttgaacccattataattccagatacacaggttgacCCCGTTATAAATCCAGATGTCTGTTATGATTTACTTCAAGACGCACAGTCATTTTATATATCCGACGCAGAAGCTGTGGATGGTCATGATTGTATTGATATTTCAGAAGTTTCAAACAAAGGGGTTAGAGCGTCTGTGGTTGAGTCGCGTTCTGCAGAGACGGACGATGTTGTTGTCGGTCCATCAGGTAATGATGTTAGACAACAACAATGGCCGTCGCGTCAGAGCACAATGGCTGAGGCTGACGACGGTTAA